A genomic segment from Pristiophorus japonicus isolate sPriJap1 chromosome 16, sPriJap1.hap1, whole genome shotgun sequence encodes:
- the LOC139226407 gene encoding calpain clp-1-like isoform X2 produces MLFGAPLNWENAGNLQKVKCRWVTGINAGGCRNNMMKYSCNPQYPITITETDVLSNSEEDHDDGACSVLICLIQNYRRMDRKLGMSMNPIGIQIYKSFDPEKALTAEHFTLHAEVLDSGPYVAQRSINLRSKLAPGHYVIIPSTFAPDTEGAFMLRIFTDAAIQFHEGFNLEAEGMD; encoded by the exons ATGCTCTTTGGTGCACCACTTAATTGGGAAA ATGCTGGCAACTTGCAGAAGGTGAAGTGTCGGTGGGTGACGGGAATTAACGCGGGCGGATGCAGAAATAATATGATGAAATATAGCTGCAACCCTCAGTATCCCATCACTATCACTGAAACAG ATGTTCTTTCAAACAGTGAGGAAGACCATGACGATGGGGCATGCTCTGTCCTGATATGTTTAATTCAGAACTATCGAAGGATGGACAGGAAGCTTGGAATGTCAATGAATCCTATTGGGATACAGATCTACAAA TCTTTCGACCCAGAGAAGGCTCTAACTGCAGAGCATTTTACACTTCATGCAGAGGTTTTGGATTCAGGACCCTATGTAGCCCAGAGAAGCATAAACCTCCGTAGTAAACTTGCACCAGGACACTATGTAATCATTCCAAGTACCTTTGCGCCAGACACTGAAGGAGCATTTATGCTACGCATATTCACTGACGCTGCAATTCAGTTTCATGAGGGATTCAACCTTGAAGCAGAAGGAATGGACTGA
- the LOC139226407 gene encoding calpain-2 catalytic subunit-like isoform X3: MMKYSCNPQYPITITETDVLSNSEEDHDDGACSVLICLIQNYRRMDRKLGMSMNPIGIQIYKSFDPEKALTAEHFTLHAEVLDSGPYVAQRSINLRSKLAPGHYVIIPSTFAPDTEGAFMLRIFTDAAIQFHEGFNLEAEGMD, translated from the exons ATGATGAAATATAGCTGCAACCCTCAGTATCCCATCACTATCACTGAAACAG ATGTTCTTTCAAACAGTGAGGAAGACCATGACGATGGGGCATGCTCTGTCCTGATATGTTTAATTCAGAACTATCGAAGGATGGACAGGAAGCTTGGAATGTCAATGAATCCTATTGGGATACAGATCTACAAA TCTTTCGACCCAGAGAAGGCTCTAACTGCAGAGCATTTTACACTTCATGCAGAGGTTTTGGATTCAGGACCCTATGTAGCCCAGAGAAGCATAAACCTCCGTAGTAAACTTGCACCAGGACACTATGTAATCATTCCAAGTACCTTTGCGCCAGACACTGAAGGAGCATTTATGCTACGCATATTCACTGACGCTGCAATTCAGTTTCATGAGGGATTCAACCTTGAAGCAGAAGGAATGGACTGA
- the LOC139226407 gene encoding calpain clp-1-like isoform X1 encodes MFSHELIEWRCRLEGLNGLLLHLFSMFLCFYLLVQQVKEKAAAWKREGFRGLQLTKEATSDAGNLQKVKCRWVTGINAGGCRNNMMKYSCNPQYPITITETDVLSNSEEDHDDGACSVLICLIQNYRRMDRKLGMSMNPIGIQIYKSFDPEKALTAEHFTLHAEVLDSGPYVAQRSINLRSKLAPGHYVIIPSTFAPDTEGAFMLRIFTDAAIQFHEGFNLEAEGMD; translated from the exons atgttcagccatgaactcattgaatggcggtgcaggctagaagggctgaatggcctgctcctgcacctattttctatgtttctatgtttctatcttttagTGCAGCAGGTGAAGGAGAAGGCAGCAGCCTGGAAAAGAGAAGGTTTCAGAGGCTTGCAACTTACAAAAGAAGCCACCTCAG ATGCTGGCAACTTGCAGAAGGTGAAGTGTCGGTGGGTGACGGGAATTAACGCGGGCGGATGCAGAAATAATATGATGAAATATAGCTGCAACCCTCAGTATCCCATCACTATCACTGAAACAG ATGTTCTTTCAAACAGTGAGGAAGACCATGACGATGGGGCATGCTCTGTCCTGATATGTTTAATTCAGAACTATCGAAGGATGGACAGGAAGCTTGGAATGTCAATGAATCCTATTGGGATACAGATCTACAAA TCTTTCGACCCAGAGAAGGCTCTAACTGCAGAGCATTTTACACTTCATGCAGAGGTTTTGGATTCAGGACCCTATGTAGCCCAGAGAAGCATAAACCTCCGTAGTAAACTTGCACCAGGACACTATGTAATCATTCCAAGTACCTTTGCGCCAGACACTGAAGGAGCATTTATGCTACGCATATTCACTGACGCTGCAATTCAGTTTCATGAGGGATTCAACCTTGAAGCAGAAGGAATGGACTGA